A stretch of Oryza brachyantha chromosome 4, ObraRS2, whole genome shotgun sequence DNA encodes these proteins:
- the LOC102710294 gene encoding pentatricopeptide repeat-containing protein At1g77360, mitochondrial-like: MSATEEGADGEASPRAEAFLEILGRVQPGDAEAELSSCGIGPTAEVAEQVLRSRVCYSRPKSAVRFFVWAGRSVKHTGYSWNLLVDILGKAGMYEPMWDAVRSMKQEGGGLITVATFASIFSSYCAVGNLKEAVKAFDVMERYGVKPDAVALNSLLSAMCRGEGRAQAAQDLFERAKASIAPDADTFGILLEAWEKEGNAQRAKSTFGEMVVRVGWDASNMPAYDAFLSTLVRGDQLGEALKFLQVMRTKGCFPGIKFFARAIDLAVRKRDYANSLAIWEMMISDAGLIPNLPMYNAIIDLCCNAGNTDYALRMLDEMPFNGVFADSITYNAMLEGLIKQRKAREAEAFLEEMSKNEQLPSATNCAAAINMFSKEFNPSAAIDVWHCIVEHQITPADESARELIVGLLDFGRFSEVEKYSDEMFGMGIELPRSTIDNMKRIFDKAGERHTYDHIVRRLKRR, encoded by the coding sequence ATGAGCGCGACGGAGGAGGGGGCGGACGGCGAGGCGTCCCCGCGCGCGGAGGCGTTCCTGGAGATCCTCGGGCGGGTCCAGCCGGGGGATGCGGAGGCGGAGCTCTCCTCCTGCGGCATCGGCCCGACGGCGGAGGTCGCGGAGCAGGTGCTCAGGTCCCGCGTCTGCTACTCCCGCCCCAAATCCGCCGTCCGCTTCTTCGTCTGGGCGGGACGGTCGGTGAAGCACACCGGCTACTCCTGGAACCTCCTCGTCGACATTCTCGGCAAGGCCGGCATGTACGAGCCCATGTGGGACGCCGTCCGCTCCATGAAGCAGGAGGGCGGGGGGCTCATcaccgtcgccaccttcgcctccatCTTCTCCTCCTACTGCGCCGTCGGCAACCTCAAGGAGGCCGTCAAGGCCTTCGACGTCATGGAGCGCTACGGCGTGAAGCCGGACGCCGTGGCCCTCAactccctcctctccgccATGTGCCGCGGGGAGGGCCGCGCGCAGGCCGCGCAGGACCTGTTCGAGCGCGCCAAGGCCTCCATCGCGCCCGACGCGGACACCTTCGGGATACTCCTCGAGGCGTGGGAGAAGGAGGGGAACGCCCAGCGCGCCAAGAGCACCTTCGGCGAGATGGTTGTCCGCGTCGGCTGGGACGCCAGCAACATGCCCGCGTACGACGCCTTCCTCTCCACGCTCGTGCGCGGGGACCAATTGGGTGAGGCGCTCAAGTTCCTCCAGGTGATGCGGACCAAGGGCTGCTTCCCGGGGATCAAGTTCTTCGCCAGGGCAATCGACCTTGCTGTCCGCAAGCGCGACTATGCCAACTCTTTGGCCATTTGGGAAATGATGATCTCGGATGCTGGCCTTATACCAAACCTCCCCATGTACAACGCCATCATCGACCTTTGTTGCAATGCTGGTAACACTGACTACGCCCTCCGCATGCTTGACGAAATGCCCTTCAATGGCGTCTTTGCAGATTCTATCACATACAATGCCATGCTCGAAGGGCTCATCAAGCAGCGCAAGGCTCGTGAGGCTGAGGCTTTCCTTGAAGAGATGAGCAAGAATGAGCAGCTGCCCTCTGCAACCAATTGTGCTGCTGCTATCAACATGTTCTCTAAGGAGTTTAACCCGTCAGCAGCAATTGACGTGTGGCACTGCATTGTGGAGCACCAGATTACTCCGGCTGATGAGTCGGCCCGAGAACTAATAGTTGGGCTGCTTGACTTTGGCAGGTTTTCTGAGGTGGAGAAATATTCTGATGAAATGTTCGGCATGGGAATTGAGTTGCCTCGGTCGACCATTGATAATATGAAGCGAATATTTGATAAGGCTGGCGAGCGACATACATATGACCACATTGTGAGGAGGCTAAAGCGACGTTAG
- the LOC102710486 gene encoding probable aquaporin PIP2-3, which produces MAKDIEAAAAAEGGEYTAKDYADPPPAPLIDAEELTKWSLYRAAIAEFVATLLFLYVTVATVIGYKHQSDATVNTADAACSGVGILGIAWAFGGMIFILVYCTAGVSGGHINPAVTFGLFLARKVSLVRAVLYIVAQSLGAICGVGLVKGFQSAYYVRYGGGANELSDGYSKGTGLAAEIIGTFVLVYTVFSATDPKRNARDSHVPVLAPLPIGFAVFMVHLATIPITGTGINPARSLGAAVIYNQHKAWHDHWIFWVGPLIGAAIAAAYHQYVLRASAAKLGSSSSFRG; this is translated from the exons ATGGCGAAGGACAttgaagcggcggcggcggcagagggcgGGGAGTACACGGCGAAGGACTACGCCGACCCGCCCCCGGCGCCGCTCATCGACGCGGAGGAGCTGACCAAGTGGTCCCTGTACCGCGCGGCGATCGCCGAGTTCGTGGCCACGCTCCTCTTCCTCTACGTCACGGTGGCCACCGTCATCGGGTACAAGCACCAGTCGGACGCCACCGTCAacaccgccgacgccgcctgcAGCGGCGTCGGCATCCTCGGCATCGCGTGGGCGTTCGGCGGCATGATCTTCATCCTCGTCTACTGCACCGCCGGCGTGTCGGGCGGCCACATCAACCCGGCCGTGACGTTCGGGCTGTTCCTGGCGCGCAAGGTGTCGCTGGTGCGCGCGGTGCTGTACATCGTCGCGCAGAGCCTGGGCGCCATCTGCGGCGTGGGGCTCGTCAAGGGGTTCCAGAGCGCCTACTACGTGcgctacggcggcggcgccaacgAGCTCAGCGACGGGTACTCCAAGGGcaccggcctcgccgccgagaTCATCGGCACCTTCGTGCTCGTCTACACCGTCTTCTCCGCCACCGATCCCAAGCGCAACGCCCGCGACTCCCACGTCCCC GTGCTTGCTCCTCTTCCAATTGGGTTCGCGGTGTTCATGGTTCACTTGGCCACCATCCCGATCACCGGCACCGGCATCAACCCGGCAAGGAGTTTGGGAGCTGCTGTTATCTACAACCAGCACAAGGCATGGCATGACCAC TGGATCTTCTGGGTGGGGCCACTGAtcggcgccgccatcgccgccgcctaccACCAGTACGTCCTGAGGGCAAGCGCCGCGAAGCTcggttcttcctcctccttccgcGGCTAg
- the LOC102710777 gene encoding uncharacterized protein LOC102710777 gives MAPPRDDPQNSPLAASLLSGSPPRRDPRNLPAKMHLWPSLRIRDSFKHAYLDKLEFNLARMKHARRQGQGQQGEDQDQEEPPGDGKAPLLESLPAKRSSFVAGALELAMDAAMLLTCCCCCFCCGACGDEEDHPR, from the coding sequence ATGGCCCCACCACGAGACGATCCCCAAAACTCGCCTCTCGCggcttctctcctctccggctctccgccgcgccgcgatcCCCGGAATCTCCCGGCGAAGATGCACCTGTGGCCTTCGCTCCGGATCCGCGACTCCTTCAAGCACGCCTACCTGGATAAGCTGGAGTTCAACCTCGCCCGCATGAAGCACGCGCGGCGGCAGGGGCAGGGGCAGCAGGGCGAGGACCAGGACCAGGAGGAGCCGCCCGGCGACGGGAAGGCGCCGCTGCTCGAGTCCCTCCCGGCGAAGAGGAGCTCGTTCGTGGCCGGCGCGCTCGAACTCGCCATGGACGCCGCCATGCTCctcacctgctgctgctgttgcttcTGCTGTGGCG